The stretch of DNA CTCAACATGGGTTTCTCTACAACACAAAAGGCAAAGACCACAATATCTGCAGGTCTAGGTGAAGCGTCAAGCAGCCTAGAAGTCTCAGGCAAAGTCACAGGAGTAGGATGTACATCTAGTGCAAGTGATACCACATGCGCTACAACACCAAAACTGAATGTTACTTCAATTCCAATTAAGGTAGCATCTGGTGGTGATTCCATTAACTTGGCATCTGCTACTGCATCGATCAAATACTTGAGCAACACAGTACAATACGATAACATCTATGCTGGACCAATCTCCAGTGCAGAATACTCTAGTACTACTGCAGCATTCACACAAGCTACAGCTGAAACTGGATCTGCATTTGATGCATTCAACAGTGCACATCCAGTAACTGGTGCAGTGCCGTCATCAACAAAAGCAATCGTATACTGGTCAGTACAAAGCAATACAAATGCTATTCTTGAT from Candidatus Nitrosotenuis aquarius encodes:
- a CDS encoding archaellin/type IV pilin N-terminal domain-containing protein, which gives rise to MNLIRKGHRQSHRGVIGVESAIVMIAFVIVAAALAFVVLNMGFSTTQKAKTTISAGLGEASSSLEVSGKVTGVGCTSSASDTTCATTPKLNVTSIPIKVASGGDSINLASATASIKYLSNTVQYDNIYAGPISSAEYSSTTAAFTQATAETGSAFDAFNSAHPVTGAVPSSTKAIVYWSVQSNTNAILDQGEHAVVAVAYSSADRPSALDKVRVEIVVPTGAPLTVERQVPNITTAVVDLG